In Zingiber officinale cultivar Zhangliang chromosome 3A, Zo_v1.1, whole genome shotgun sequence, the DNA window GGGTGAGCATTCAGTTGATTCGGTctataaattaaccgaattaatcgGAAATCGATTTAATATTGGCTAGCCGAATCGAATTAAAGTTTTACTacaaccgaattaaccgaatcaaattaaaaattgattattttggttaacaccaaattaatcaaatttgtttaaaaaacaataaaaataatttgtaCAAAATTAATACTAAATTAACCAAATGCTCACCCCTATTTTTAGAcacaaattaaaagaaaaaaataaaccatATTTTTCATTACCTAAACGATAACAGTTGTATGTGATAGAGTGGAGATAAAGGGGAACAGTTGTTTGTGATAGAGTGGAGACAAAGGGGAAATCGAACAACTTATGACtataaatacatctaaataaaagttaaactttGTCTATCAAGGAAGTGAAATGGTAGAGGTATCTAACTCGTTATTgctcaaaaatattaaaatcctTTATTTTGATCGGATACAATATGGATGAATACATCAGTATTTGAATTTAATCAAGCAAAGAGCATAATAGCATCAACCAGATTAGCGTGATAGCGTTAGGTGTGGTTTCTTTTTCCAATCTCAACGAGCAAGAGAAGCACAGAGAGGAGTTGGAAAAGGGGAAGAGGGGGAACTCAAAAGAAAACTAGCATTTCTATGTTGCATTGTATAGATAAGAtaaaaatttctaattcatatTTGTATTGATTAAAGGAGAAAGTGTCACCAGTAAAAGAGAAACATAACAAGAGAAGACTAGAATTGAGAGATATTGAAGAGGAATAAATTAAAAGATCTTATTAAATAACatgcataattaaaaataaatttaatttgttaaaaaaaagagCTCCTTTATGATTCTATTTGTTGGAACCATAATGAGTTCTTTTGCAAAATTTGAAGAGAATGAGATCATGCAAATCTTTAATCATGTAAACCCTATTCTTTTCCATTCTCTtagaaaaatatacataaaaatatatttaatatattaaaaataatgaccCTAATTTTTAGAGAATAATATCATGCAAATCTTTTATCATGCGGGCCTTATTATTTTCCattatctttataaaaaaaaacataaaaatatatttaatatattaaaaataatgggTCCCAATAAAAAttgggccctaggcataggccttaaagGCCTATTCCTAAAGCCAGTCCTGTGTATTATTTTCCATtgcttttaactttttatttaggATTTTCGAGCATTTGCTTGCATTCCATATAAGCTACTTTCCATCCTGTTGTCTAGTTGTTTTTTTGACATTTTTATTGTGTTTTGATGGAGAAATTTATTTGTCAGAGTTTAGTTCTAGGAATTGCTTCATAATATTACTATTATACTATTATTTTACACTTCTAGATTTGAGCCGAGTCTCTGTTATAATAGATATATGAGTAGTCAATGCTTTTGTTGAATGCAGTTGGATAACGCAAGGTAAGGTCTTTGGGGGTTCTCATTCCAATTTGCTTTGACATATGAGAATTGTTCTAATGATTTGAATATTTACTTCATACTGTATTTGTAAGTGCAAAAGGATGATCTTTAAATATTCTTATGCCTATCCCAAATATGACTGTCCCTGTAATTTGTTAGGCATCTGAGCAAAAAAAGAGTGAAGATAATGGAGGAATTGCAAAGGATAAGGAAAGGATGTTGAAGGTCTCTTAGAAGAATAATTTGGGAGACTATATTGCTGTGAAGTTGCAACAGCTGTTTGAGATGTTTGGTGGTGTAGAGGATGTTGTGATCTAAGGCATCGAAAAAGAAACATTCTGCCATTGTTGTCATGTCTTCCAAAGATGTTGCAGTGAGTCTAGAAAGGATTATCATGAAATGCTATTACTCTACTGGTAGAAGTTATTCATATGAAGAGTTTGTTTGTACATGCCTGTTATGTAGTTAGGGATGTACTTGATATCCTATACAACATATATCAATGACAGTGGACTACTCTTTTAAATGGTTAATTCATTAAAAGACTGCACTTCTATGTGTAGTTCCATTCAACAATGACAGGAAGATGGAGATAAAACTACGAGTAAAAGAATAGAAGGAAACAAAAATATTGTGAATCTACTATACAAAACATCAAGGGAGAGGGGCAATGTACAGAGGTTCTCTTGTAGTTAAAGTCTGGAATTTACTCAAGTGTATTTGCAAAAATATGTAACTAGTAAATGGTTGATTGAGGCTTGCAGCACAAGTGATCTGGCCTTAGTtctgctttattttctttgtttcGTTGTCTTATGTGTATATTGGCAGATTAGTAAGAATTTAGCAATGTTATATAAAAGTTACAAATGAAAACCATTTCGTTCTCTCCTAGACTCTTAATTGTTTCTACATAGTGTTAGATGATATACTAACTATTGATGTATTATGACAGGTGGCTGCTACACACTGTGTGGCTGTCTCTCAAATCCTCTATTTGTTCTTCCTGTTCAAACTCTGGCTCCTGATATACCAAGTCCTTTTTCTGCAAAATTTTCTGAACCTACGAACCCTATGCATGAGAATATCATTGGTGCTGAATTTCAAGACTATGAAGCTTCTATATTGAAGAAACTTCAAAAGGTATAATAAAGCAGCATGTTGAACTCTTACCTTTTATTTAGTGTTAGAGTTCATGCATAATAGTGCCTAGCATAGGAGATTACTTTTATTGGCACTGCTGATATTCTTGATTTCAAGCAGAAAAGTTTATTTGAGATATAAGATACCAAGCATCCTGCTTGTTTCATAAAAAATATGCAGTATTGACTTGGGATTGGCAACCATAAAGCTCTTCATTAGAAATATAGAAACAATGTCGCCATGGGCAAAAATAAAATACAGTTGTTTGCTTTCCTTGCCTAGTCAATAAACCCAACTGATATTTTTATAAATACTATAATAGCATCATCAAAGTTATAATTGACTTTCGTTCATCTGAATTGAATCATATTACAAACTAGTTTAACTAAGAAAAATGAATAAATGCTGGACTGGGCATGTTGAGAGTACTATTTGCCTTATGTAATTAGGCCTTAGGAATCCCCAATCCCTTCCCTTCCTTTGTCGGGGATGTTCCAAATCCCACTGGTCATCTCTTCCCATCTTTGCTCAGCCAGCATCATGTTCACcatccaaatcaaacttcaaatcCCTTTCCACTATGATTTTGGATTTGAAGTTTCCGGTTACCAGTTCAATCGAGAAGTAAAGATATCTCAAGGAATCAGATGCTGTCTTGCACTACATGGAATCAATATTATAAGGTCCAATTTAGGCAAAAGATTCAAGTAATCTAGCAGCTAGGTGGGAAACATTGGGATAAGAACAATTTGGAGTAGAGCTCCGGTTCCAATGGGCTATGCTACTTGATATGAGTTTTGACGTGGGTGTTGATCCTAATGTTTGAATGgactatttcaaaaaaaaaacatacacaTAACCAATAGAAATATTGAGTGACCACTCGAGCATTGGTGTTCAATTGTCAATATCCAACACAGATATGGAAGGGATAGGTTTCCAAGTATCAGAACTAATGGGAGAGGGTAATCAACAGACTATATCTCATTACGAGAATGGTTCGATGAAATGTCATAGATGATGTAGTAGATGAATGTCTTGTTGAGATCTAAGGAATATGAATATATGATGACCAATTGTATCATGCTCAATGTAATGTATGTCTGCCATGTGGTAACTTGAGCTTGCCTGACAGCACAGATGTTACCCGGTCTCAATTACGATTCTTCAACACATGAATCTAAGTGTCTGACATGGCTATTTTTAAGAAGACTGGAGGGTAGGCTAGTTTCCATTAGTTCTGTGGCTAACATATGACAGGTATAAACATGCAGTTTAGTTCTATTTTAAGGTTGTCTTTACCTTAACTTGCATGTTAGCAGTAACTTGGATCATGTTTGCATATTGCTTGATATGGAAATGTTTTTTGATTCTCCCTCCATTGCAAATACCCTCTTCTGTTCTACTGACAATCTGATTATGTTGTACTGGCAAATGAGCTGAAGACAACAGACCTTAAATTTATGGCCAAAAGATGCCCTTCTATGTGCTATTTTAAATAGCATATTCTGTTGGATTGTATATTCTTTCAAATGTCAAAATAATGACAATCTGTAGCAGTTGCATTTATTATAATACCTTAGAGTGTCATTGGATGCAGACTCGGTATTACCTTTCTTAATATAAAAGGGGTTTTCACACAATGATAATATGAATGGCCTTAAATACTCATTATAACTTGGAAGATTTTGGAGTTATTTAGTGGCTAAGATTAATTGCCTTCAAATTTGTTTAGAACCAAAGACTAAAAGAAGCTTTCACATTATTTTGTGTCAAAACccctattcatatttttttttttctgtttcctATTGATATATGACAGGAAACCCAATAAATGCTCAAAATGTGGATTTCTCTTTGGACATGATACAACATCATGATCAATGAGTAACAAGCTTAAACAAAACAAATATGGTTTCCAAAATCTAGTACCAGTCAAGATAATGGTGCTGCTGCTACATTGAAGGAGGGAAGGTGCACTGAACTATGATCGCATGGAAATGTGAAGGAAGATGATACggtacaaaataaataaataaaagaaataggaGCAAGATTTGCGAGCTAATTAAATGTAGAAAATTATTGAAAAGAAAATGTTTTATGCTGAGAGCTGACTAGACCCTAATAGATAATATCTCAGGCAGGTGGATTATTTAAAACATGagaaacatgtttttttttttctataactGACTGTTGAGCAATCATCAAATCAAATGATGGGATCCAAGAATAAAAAGCCTCCATTTGAGTTGACTGTGCTTATTGCCAATTTGTGTGGATGGGCTCCTCAGCCTAACTACCTGTGCATTTGTGTTGCAAATTGGTAGGAAAATGTCTGTATTATTCCCTCTGTCGCATCAATAATGATTATAAGCAGCCCTCGTTAATCATACGATAAATTTATAAGATATAGCAAGGGCTGAATGTTAGTGAAGTCGATAAAAAATATCGTCCCAGAGAGGCCTCTTCAATACCTAATTTAGGTCTTCACAATAGTATAAGACAATCGTGAGAGAAGGTGCTGCCAGGatgataaattttatctttttacAATGATAATTatggcaaaagatgaatacgttcgtcctCAGTGTCCCCACTAATTCGTCCCAGGATTAacacggaggaggaggaggtaaatcacggacgactagcGACTACTAACCTCGGCTTTACATAAGAGACTACTAACATAAGAGAGGTATTTACTTCGGCTTTATTgagatttgaaccccagacctAATTGtgataacacctcatgcgctagccattagacccatccgaggggacaaatTAATAATGATTATAATGATTATAGGTATCCTTGacatttaaagatttattttcaatttcaataaattaatagatgaattttttttaatgaatgatTAGTCTAAGAATGTTGGACTGATGGACTATCCACATGCTTTCTGATTTATTCTGGTaactaataaattttttttataggacTAGATTGATCATCCCAATTAGTCAAATACACACGATgtcaattaaaataaataaataaaaataataatgattATAAATTGTTTATTAATTTACACAGATTTTAAAGATCAATATTATGGCGTTTTGGTCCATCAATCATGCATATATATCTTCGAGCTCTCTTGCAACAATCGCAAGTTGAACAAGTGCTTCTTCTTGATTTCTCTTCGAGTTTCAGTCAACCGGAGAAATCCAAGTCCGGCGGATCATGGCGAAGGTTCACCCCAACACTGAAGAAAATTGCGTCGACAGCATCGAGGTCGACGCTGGCGGCCGGAAAGATAAGAGTAGGGTGTTGACGGTGTGGAGGAAGTCTCTACTCTTCGGTTGCAGGGGCTTCACGGTCTTCGACGAGGAGGGCAATTTGGTCTTTCGAGTCGATAACTACGGCTCCGGCCGTGCCGGCGAGATCGTGCTCATGGACGCCGCCGGGAAGCCTCTGCTCACCATCCGGCGAAAGGTGTGTGACCAGTCATTAAATCAGTTTTTATATGAAGCATTTGATTGGACTAAACTAGTTGAATGATCGCAGAAACTGAGTCTCGGTGAGAATTGGAAGGTATACAACGGCGAGGACGCCGTCGACCCCTTGTACTCCGTCAAGAAGAAGTACGCGAGCCGCCTCCGTGCCAAGGCCGCCCTCGCTCGCGTGGCGGACTGCAGGCGGCGAGGCGGCTGCGGCGCCGCTGCCGGGTACGAGGTGGAGGGGTCGTACTACCGGCGGAGCTGCACGGTCTATGACGAGCGACGGCGAGCGGTGGCGGAGGTACGGCGGAAGGAAGCCGCCAGAGGGGTGGGATTCGGCGACGACGTGTACTGCCTGGTGGTGCAACCGGCGGCTGACGCGTGCCTCGCGATggccgtcgtcgtcgtcctcgatCAGATGTTCCGGTCGAGAATTTCTCTGATTAAAGACTGAGGTCTCAAGTTTTTGCAATGATTTTTTTATTACCAAAAAgaaacacttttttttttctttcattcatggttttctgtttttttttttatcacccTAATCCACCCACGAGGTTGAAGGTATAAAAAAGGTTGTTTGGAGTGTATATTTGATTCATAAATTACCATGAAGTAAATCGTAATGTGTGTATTCTTCCAAATAATGTCTAAAACTTTGTTCCCTGCTCATATTTTGACTTTTCAATCGGAATAAAGCAGTATCATTTATAGTAAAAACTAATGGTGGGTTCATTCATGGTCTGGATTTAAATAATGACAGCTTCAAAGATACAATGAACACGAAACAAAGCCAAAGAAAAACATTGGCATACATACTCCAGATCTGCTGCTACAAATTTTGCATCGATGAAAGGATGTCAGTAGAGGCACTTCCCGATCAACAAAGAGAGATCCGCTTTTCGTTATTAGGTTTGGGGTATAACAAGTTGCATAATGATCTTCAATCAAATCGTTGCATAATTAAGCCAACAAGGCTGAAAAAAAACATGAAGTCCGTTTTGTCATGCTATGTCTGACTCCGGTGGTGAAGTTGAGCTGGTGGAAGCTATATTTTGGTTTGATGGCGAACAGCGAGTTGCAGAGATGCAGCAATAAGGGGAAAGAATGAAGAAAGTCTCTGAGATGAGAGGAAACAAATTCAAATACTCGGAAGCTTCAACTTGGAGTAGTAAGAGTACCTGGTCAAATAATAAAACCATATTATGAATAGCTATAATAAAATTACAAAACATGTAAACCAGTAGCAACTAACTACAGTATGATGCAATAGAATGTTTACAAGATGAAGGTTCTTATTGATACCTGTCATTTCCTATTTCAGATGAAAGGAACCAACCATCTCATCTCTGATCCATTTCCATTGGCCACATAGTAAACCTTTTTCCACTTTTCATCTGAAAAACTCTCGCGTCGTATAAGTCTTTGCCTGGGGTAAGTGAGGTGCAATGTGCAAAAGATTGTCAAATTCCACGCTAGAATTTGTTCAATTAAAAACAATCCAAACAGTTTGGAAAAATTTTATTCCCACAAGTTCACTACTAATACAAATGACTCTGATTCTGCTAACATCTGGAACGATCATCGTATCCTAAATCCATAAAATAATACCAACATACTAATACAATTATCAAACAAAATTTGTCAGTTTAAACTAACTGGAACATCGGATCAACTAAGGAAGATCATAGTCCATAACAAACGAAAAAGGCCCAACTTTCATATAAATTCTATAAACAAAACTTAAGGCTTGAGAAATGGccactccatcacaagaaatactacactTCTATTGATATTAAACAAGCATTTGAAAAGAAAAGGGCATAAAATAAGTGACGTTCAGTCGACAAAAGAGATGATTTTCTAAAACAAATAGCGGCATGACCTTTCAGTGTTAGTAAACAACATAATTTTCCTCCAGACAATTGCTTGAGAAGAAAGTAAATGTTTTTTCAGCTACCTTAGATAATAATGGCACACAGTAGCAGCCTCATCCAAAGTGTAACGAGGCAACATGACGCGGGCACCTAGGGGTACATCCGGAAGTTCTTGGCGTAACTTCCCGACAGAAGTCGAATGAGAGAAGGCTCCTATCATCATGTTATCATGCATCATAGATCTGTAAGCATTCACCTGTAAGAATATCAATGTTTCATGTTGAAAAATCTATTTGCTACACTGACAAGTGATGCTTTTGATGGTTTGTAGTAAATGTAATAAGAAAATAGTTGACGCTTACTGTTGTAAGCTCCCTAGCATGAACCTGCCGAGAAGACTTCCATGACAGAAGTTCATGATATTCACTAAACGTGAACCAGTTATTGtactgaaaagaaaagaaaaaaaaaaaaaaagaatgatcAAGTATACAGATATTGGCCAATATCAAGCAAACACTCTCAGGGTACTCAATCTTATGATACCTGGTCAATAGCAAAGAGTACAGGCACATCTTTCACTAGTGATAATTCTTCTCTTAACCGAACCAATACTCCCACTGCAGCGTGTGAGTAAGCAATACCAGTTTGAATAAGATCATATAGTGTAGAGCCTTCAGGCATCGCCATGGAATCAACTCCTTTCATTAAGCCAACACCAGTACCTTCTCCTAAAAGAATGGGGTCAAAAATTTGACAGGGTAATTGCTTTAAGCGACCCTCATTGAACTTGAGGAAATCCTGAGGAATGACATCCATAGGAAAGTGATGTGTAAacaaaaatatctttaaaaatgtatcaaagttgaaaagtCCCTCTTAGGTGCAAAACAAATACCTACCATGTACTTTCAAATTTGATTAGAATGAACTGAGAAAGAAGCTATTAGAGAGCTAACCCATAATTGTGGATAACGTATCTGAaagaatattatcaaagaaatccACAACTAAATCTTCTAGCATTTACTATGTTATATATGGCAGTATCAAAATTCAAGATTGACAACTAACAAAAAGTACTTGGTTTTGTTGAGAACCTATTGATGATCTGACTCCAGCATAAGCATGTTGCAAAGACTGAAGatatatgttttatttataaaatttcagCAATTATATGTAAGGTTAAATATTCAATCAAAATCCTTTGCAATGAcacacaaaataaataaataacaaacaaatcaaggaaaagaaggaaactaaaaaTGTAAAGAATAGCATAATGAAAACAATCACAGTACACAATTAAAGATTAAG includes these proteins:
- the LOC122054137 gene encoding protein LURP-one-related 8-like, which codes for MAKVHPNTEENCVDSIEVDAGGRKDKSRVLTVWRKSLLFGCRGFTVFDEEGNLVFRVDNYGSGRAGEIVLMDAAGKPLLTIRRKKLSLGENWKVYNGEDAVDPLYSVKKKYASRLRAKAALARVADCRRRGGCGAAAGYEVEGSYYRRSCTVYDERRRAVAEVRRKEAARGVGFGDDVYCLVVQPAADACLAMAVVVVLDQMFRSRISLIKD